A single Priestia megaterium DNA region contains:
- a CDS encoding DUF421 domain-containing protein gives MDFFYSQESLTAVQWILRAVISFFFLLIVTKIMGQRSLSQLRLLDFIMALSIGNIIAHPLSDQHLGMKGSMITIGVLVILYLILVFLSLKWLRFTKFVDPSPFPLIRNGKILYKGLTKARIPIDVLLTELRKKQIHDIQQVALALWESDGTISFFLESQYQTLTPKDMKLMTKSFSFPITIIKDGKIDFEELKQTGKDENWLKNHIRTVHSLDIKNILLATMDDQNGKINVFLYK, from the coding sequence TTGGATTTTTTTTATAGTCAAGAATCACTTACTGCAGTTCAATGGATTCTAAGAGCAGTTATTTCTTTTTTCTTTTTACTCATTGTTACTAAAATAATGGGACAAAGATCGCTGTCTCAGTTAAGGCTACTTGATTTTATAATGGCTTTATCAATAGGCAATATTATTGCTCATCCTTTGTCAGATCAACATTTAGGAATGAAGGGTTCTATGATAACGATAGGTGTATTAGTTATTTTATATCTTATCTTAGTATTTTTAAGTCTTAAGTGGTTAAGATTCACAAAATTTGTTGATCCGTCGCCTTTTCCTCTTATAAGAAATGGGAAGATACTCTATAAAGGTCTAACTAAAGCTAGGATACCTATTGATGTTTTATTAACAGAATTAAGAAAAAAACAAATCCATGATATTCAACAAGTTGCTCTAGCATTATGGGAATCAGATGGTACTATATCGTTTTTTTTAGAATCTCAGTATCAAACACTAACTCCTAAAGATATGAAGCTAATGACAAAGTCTTTCTCTTTTCCTATAACAATTATTAAAGATGGGAAGATTGATTTTGAGGAATTAAAACAGACTGGTAAAGATGAAAATTGGTTAAAAAATCACATTAGAACGGTACATAGTTTAGATATAAAGAATATTTTATTAGCAACTATGGATGATCAGAATGGCAAGATAAACGTGTTTTTATATAAGTAA